In a genomic window of Halostella litorea:
- a CDS encoding LeuA family protein — translation MLSQGQFYIPEHPPVQIPCLSATRSPWVRPPVQAGGIEFFQGTLDSTSEIDGARVFDTTLRDGEQSPRTSFSYEDKREIAAALDRMGTHVIEAGFPVNSDAEFEAVRDIAKSTDTTVCGLARVVDKDIEAALDAGVEMVHVFASTSDVQIEDSMHATREQVVERSVDAVSRLQDAGVEVMFSPMDATRTSESFLIEVIEAVTEAGTDWINIPDTCGVATPRRFHDLIEMVCEHTTARVDVHTHDDFGMATANAVSGIEAGADQAQVSVNSIGERAGNAAYEEFVMAIESVYQVDTGIDTTGITALSRLVEEKSGVDVPGNKPVVGDNAFAHESGIHAAGVIENSDTFEPGVMTPEMVGAQRELVLGKHTGNHSVRERLQDAGFDPTDDQVRAVTRRVKDYGAEKQRVTMSDLKEFAREEGVEREQEEVRA, via the coding sequence ATGCTGTCACAGGGACAGTTTTATATACCGGAGCACCCCCCAGTACAGATACCATGCCTGAGCGCAACACGCAGTCCATGGGTTCGTCCTCCGGTACAAGCCGGGGGGATCGAGTTCTTCCAGGGCACGTTAGATTCCACTAGCGAGATAGACGGCGCACGAGTTTTCGACACGACGCTCCGCGACGGGGAGCAGTCGCCGCGCACGTCGTTCTCCTACGAGGACAAACGCGAGATAGCCGCGGCTCTCGACCGGATGGGAACCCACGTCATAGAGGCCGGGTTCCCCGTCAACTCCGACGCCGAGTTCGAGGCCGTGCGCGACATCGCTAAAAGCACAGATACGACGGTCTGCGGGCTGGCCCGCGTCGTCGACAAGGACATCGAGGCGGCCTTAGACGCCGGCGTCGAGATGGTGCACGTGTTCGCGTCCACCAGCGACGTCCAGATAGAGGACTCGATGCACGCGACACGCGAGCAGGTGGTCGAGCGGTCCGTCGACGCCGTCTCCCGCCTGCAGGACGCCGGGGTCGAGGTGATGTTCTCCCCGATGGACGCGACCCGGACGAGCGAGTCGTTCCTGATCGAGGTCATCGAGGCCGTCACCGAGGCCGGCACGGACTGGATCAACATCCCGGACACCTGCGGCGTGGCGACGCCGCGGCGGTTCCACGACCTAATCGAGATGGTCTGTGAGCACACGACCGCCCGCGTGGACGTCCACACCCACGACGACTTCGGGATGGCGACGGCCAACGCCGTCTCCGGCATCGAGGCCGGCGCGGACCAGGCGCAGGTCAGCGTCAACTCCATCGGCGAGCGCGCCGGGAACGCGGCCTACGAGGAGTTCGTGATGGCCATCGAGAGCGTCTACCAGGTCGACACCGGCATCGACACGACCGGGATCACGGCGCTGTCGCGGCTGGTCGAGGAGAAGTCGGGCGTCGACGTGCCGGGCAACAAGCCCGTCGTCGGCGACAACGCCTTCGCCCACGAGAGCGGCATCCACGCCGCCGGCGTCATCGAGAACTCCGACACGTTCGAGCCGGGGGTCATGACCCCGGAGATGGTCGGCGCGCAGCGCGAACTGGTACTGGGCAAGCACACCGGCAACCACTCGGTACGGGAGCGCCTGCAGGACGCGGGCTTCGACCCGACCGACGACCAGGTACGCGCCGTGACGCGCCGCGTCAAGGACTACGGCGCGGAGAAACAGCGCGTCACGATGAGCGACCTGAAGGAGTTCGCCCGCGAGGAGGGCGTCGAGCGCGAACAGGAGGAGGTCCGCGCCTGA
- a CDS encoding ferritin-like domain-containing protein has product MTNEEVTRLLRKAYGDEIETVMNYLTNSIVLDGVSAEEVKESLETDIQEELDHARMLGERLKQLDERPPASMDFQARQESLQPPEDSTDVLSVIEGVLEAEEDAIETYRSLIDAAEDADDPVTEDYAVTILADEEAHRTEFRGFRKEYRSD; this is encoded by the coding sequence ATGACGAACGAGGAAGTGACCCGGCTACTGCGGAAGGCGTACGGAGACGAGATAGAGACCGTGATGAACTACCTCACGAACTCCATCGTGCTGGACGGGGTCAGCGCCGAGGAGGTCAAGGAGAGCCTGGAGACCGACATCCAGGAGGAACTGGACCACGCCCGGATGCTCGGCGAGCGCCTCAAACAGCTCGACGAGCGGCCGCCGGCGTCGATGGACTTCCAGGCGCGACAGGAGAGCCTCCAGCCCCCCGAGGATTCGACGGACGTGCTCTCGGTCATCGAGGGCGTGCTCGAGGCCGAGGAGGACGCCATCGAGACGTACCGGTCGCTCATCGACGCCGCCGAGGACGCCGACGACCCCGTGACCGAGGACTACGCGGTGACCATCCTCGCCGACGAGGAGGCCCACCGCACCGAGTTCCGCGGCTTCCGCAAGGAGTACCGAAGCGACTGA
- a CDS encoding DUF5779 family protein yields MSDFSLDLRAVEDHIEDEEDGEGTARVELGVLDGTTPDEEWIEAVESGSVLVLNVEGDVNELAAGFARDVKDDGGELVHFRGFLLVAPAGVRIDTDRLG; encoded by the coding sequence ATGAGCGACTTCAGCCTCGACCTCAGGGCGGTCGAGGACCACATCGAGGACGAGGAAGACGGGGAGGGGACCGCGCGGGTCGAACTCGGGGTGCTCGACGGGACGACGCCGGACGAGGAGTGGATCGAGGCGGTCGAGTCCGGGTCGGTCCTCGTGTTGAACGTCGAGGGCGACGTGAACGAACTCGCCGCGGGGTTCGCACGCGACGTGAAGGACGACGGCGGCGAACTCGTCCACTTCCGCGGGTTCCTGCTGGTCGCGCCCGCTGGCGTCCGTATCGACACCGACCGACTGGGATAG
- a CDS encoding Cdc6/Cdc18 family protein: protein MGSRESADIAKEVFEQEDQIFANKQLLSIGHVPEPDRIVGRDDEIRDLAEQLRGAIEGYSPDNVIVYGKTGTGKSLVSKYVMGRARDLAEDDVAVGTAYLDCSEDNTETQAVSSLAKTLNDEAATDIAVPQTGLSTSKYYKRLWEILDRRYDVMMVILDEVDLMADDDLLMKLSRAEEANKVDCHIGVIAISNKIQYAENLNERVKSSLQHKELFFQPYDATQLREIMRNRADAFQENVLTDDVIPLCAAFAAQEHGDARKAIDILRHAGKIAYKNGSDTVTEEHVRDAQQLAEKDRFRELIDGAPTQAKTALLALAELSLNNDTEAFPTREVFKQYRVICDAIDMDTLSERRFRDILKEQAFLGIVDVEKLNQGLAGGVTLKNRLIEDPDIVREILLEDGRMSAWNEDR from the coding sequence ATGGGAAGTCGAGAGTCAGCAGATATCGCGAAGGAGGTGTTCGAGCAGGAGGACCAGATCTTCGCCAACAAGCAACTCCTCAGCATCGGACACGTCCCCGAACCCGACCGCATCGTCGGTCGGGACGACGAGATCCGCGACCTCGCCGAGCAGCTCCGCGGAGCGATCGAGGGGTATTCGCCGGACAACGTCATCGTCTACGGGAAGACGGGGACCGGGAAGTCGCTCGTGTCGAAGTACGTCATGGGCCGCGCGCGCGACCTCGCGGAGGACGACGTCGCCGTCGGCACCGCCTACCTCGACTGCTCGGAGGACAACACGGAGACACAGGCGGTCTCGTCGCTTGCCAAGACGCTCAACGACGAGGCCGCGACGGACATCGCCGTGCCACAGACCGGTCTCAGCACGTCGAAGTACTACAAGCGCCTCTGGGAGATCCTTGACCGGCGGTACGACGTGATGATGGTCATCTTGGACGAGGTCGACCTGATGGCCGACGACGACCTCCTGATGAAGCTCTCCCGCGCCGAGGAGGCGAACAAGGTCGACTGCCACATCGGCGTCATCGCCATCTCCAACAAGATCCAGTACGCCGAGAACTTAAACGAGCGCGTCAAGTCCAGCCTCCAGCACAAGGAACTATTCTTTCAGCCCTACGACGCCACGCAGCTCCGCGAGATCATGCGCAACCGCGCCGACGCGTTCCAGGAGAACGTCCTGACGGACGACGTGATCCCGCTCTGTGCCGCCTTCGCCGCCCAGGAGCACGGCGACGCGCGCAAGGCGATCGACATCCTCCGACACGCGGGCAAGATCGCCTACAAGAACGGCTCGGACACCGTCACGGAGGAACACGTCCGCGACGCCCAGCAGCTCGCGGAGAAGGACCGCTTCCGCGAACTCATCGACGGCGCGCCGACGCAGGCCAAGACCGCCCTGCTCGCGCTCGCCGAACTCTCCCTGAACAACGACACCGAGGCGTTCCCCACCCGCGAGGTGTTCAAGCAGTACCGCGTCATCTGCGACGCCATCGACATGGACACCCTCTCCGAGCGGCGCTTCCGGGACATCCTCAAGGAGCAGGCGTTCCTCGGCATCGTCGACGTCGAGAAGCTGAACCAGGGGCTGGCCGGCGGCGTCACGCTGAAGAACCGCCTCATCGAGGACCCCGACATCGTCCGCGAGATACTGCTGGAGGACGGCCGGATGTCCGCCTGGAACGAGGACCGGTAG
- a CDS encoding MBL fold metallo-hydrolase encodes MRVTLLGTGTAVPNGDRHQSGALVDSADRSRRLLVDCGSGVVHRLAEAGVGPAAVDAVALTHTHLDHVADLPSLVKARVLAGEPDLTVHGPRGTVEALDHLLAVDDLHERANVTVCEVAPGTFEAAGFSVTAREADHSTPTLGYRVEDAAAPNGGTDAGTAAADGGEYADAVTFSGDTAASAAIADLADGSAVLVHDCAPPDGGDARTHSDDGAESNGADGADHATPSELAGVLAGRDIETVYLTHLGPETRGKEGAMTATIEGRFPGEVRIANDLTTLEVGDEV; translated from the coding sequence ATGCGCGTCACGCTTCTCGGGACGGGGACCGCGGTTCCGAACGGCGACCGGCACCAGAGCGGGGCTCTGGTCGACTCCGCCGACCGCTCGCGGCGGCTGCTCGTCGACTGCGGCAGCGGGGTCGTACACCGCCTCGCCGAGGCCGGCGTCGGCCCCGCTGCCGTCGACGCCGTCGCGCTGACCCACACCCACCTTGACCACGTCGCCGACCTCCCGTCGCTCGTGAAGGCGCGGGTCCTCGCGGGCGAACCGGACCTGACCGTCCACGGCCCGCGGGGGACCGTCGAGGCGCTCGACCACCTGCTCGCGGTCGACGACCTGCACGAGCGCGCGAACGTCACCGTCTGCGAGGTGGCCCCCGGGACCTTCGAGGCCGCGGGGTTCTCGGTGACCGCCCGCGAGGCGGACCACTCGACGCCGACGCTCGGGTATCGCGTTGAGGACGCGGCGGCGCCGAACGGCGGCACGGACGCCGGGACCGCCGCCGCCGACGGAGGCGAGTACGCCGACGCGGTGACGTTCAGCGGCGACACGGCGGCGTCGGCGGCGATCGCCGACCTCGCGGACGGGTCGGCCGTCCTCGTCCACGACTGCGCGCCCCCGGACGGCGGTGACGCCCGCACACATTCGGACGACGGTGCGGAGTCCAACGGGGCGGACGGCGCGGACCACGCGACGCCCTCCGAACTGGCCGGGGTGCTCGCCGGCCGCGATATCGAGACCGTCTACCTGACGCATCTCGGCCCCGAAACGCGCGGGAAGGAGGGGGCCATGACGGCGACGATAGAAGGCCGGTTCCCCGGCGAGGTGCGGATCGCGAACGACCTGACGACGCTGGAGGTCGGAGACGAGGTGTGA
- a CDS encoding VOC family protein, which translates to MLDALRWLALEVKSLDRARGFYAGTLDLPVERADEREVALGAGDVSLVLRRPQLPPRGGLHTHFAFAVPAGEYDRWYDRLARSYDLTEREFGSAKSLYLYDPDGNCVELGQRDVGGEGIGGIFEVVLEVSDLERATGFYTSLGFEVVDRGDDRRRVRLGGPVDLELWEPQLGIADARGGVHVDLGFETDGNPGLAVDAVLNRASKVTMVDGDVRITDPDGHHLTFC; encoded by the coding sequence ATGCTGGACGCCCTCCGGTGGCTCGCGCTCGAAGTCAAATCCCTCGACCGCGCCCGCGGGTTCTACGCCGGGACGCTCGACCTCCCGGTCGAGCGGGCCGACGAACGCGAAGTCGCGCTCGGGGCGGGCGACGTCAGCCTGGTCCTTCGTCGCCCGCAGTTGCCGCCCCGCGGCGGCCTCCACACCCACTTCGCGTTCGCCGTCCCCGCCGGCGAGTACGACCGCTGGTACGACCGGCTTGCGCGGAGCTACGACCTCACGGAGCGGGAGTTCGGGTCGGCGAAGTCGCTGTACCTCTACGACCCCGACGGGAACTGCGTCGAACTCGGCCAGCGCGACGTCGGCGGCGAGGGGATCGGCGGGATCTTCGAGGTCGTGCTGGAGGTGTCGGACCTGGAGCGGGCGACCGGGTTCTACACGTCGCTCGGCTTCGAGGTGGTCGACCGCGGCGACGACCGCCGCCGGGTCCGGCTCGGCGGCCCCGTCGACCTGGAGCTGTGGGAGCCACAGCTGGGGATCGCCGACGCGCGCGGCGGAGTCCACGTCGACCTCGGGTTCGAGACCGACGGCAACCCCGGGCTCGCGGTCGACGCGGTGCTCAACCGCGCCTCGAAGGTGACGATGGTCGACGGCGACGTCCGGATCACGGACCCCGACGGCCACCATCTCACGTTCTGCTGA
- a CDS encoding STT3 domain-containing protein — translation MTDAREEVVALLADRPELEPALREIRDVDGARETWTFDDVSVDSGAFGEIVASGVVESAGDEYRLADPVAVDRALDGATADGPGGESSGGSAGVDASAALDRFRERLPRVRRDAAAALAAALALVALFRLVASPSVFRNGDIVLLANDPYFYRHWLLQLAADDAGLFAVPDRLLDGEPLLAAVLWSVARTVGGDARTVDLTLAWYPVAAALVTGLAVYGTARRLTDDARVGVAAVGLLAVTPVHAYRSAVGFGDHHAFDYMLVAVALYALVALAAVDRDRPPRDLAAAAAPWTGLLALGVAAQVLAWNAGPLLILPVGLYVLLRAAVDLRAGRSPLRGLGPELVAVALAAGAVWGAHGAWGWHAKYVALTPAFLLFGSLAVAVVAEAGHRADLSWLATGGGLVAAAAAVFGVVWRSFPDFRAEFRQEVERLALKPGQGDIVETGSLFDPDLGGPLAPIFYFGLALFLALPYAAWGGWAAVARDRTEWLAATAYVVVLLVLGVLQVRFAGALAVPVAVVGGLGFVHLASVVDLARRPTPFGGGDEAGGDGSGPSLGAGGTRSLRGDGAGRTFDTAALDGRTAGLLVALTVLVAGLGAGLTPPLTDDLTIEEESYRAAAWLGDDADAQGLAADERYVFSRWDRNRLYNAFASGQSDSYGYARANYQGFLVSTDPGAWYDRLSGRAAYVVTGDRSGSDGLTAGTVYATLQERKGNGTAHYRAVYATDGGERTVFRLVPGATVTGEAASNGTVTLSREVDIGGETFTYARSAAVGNGTFSVTVAYPGEYAVGNRTVTVPESAVANGTSVAVNGTVET, via the coding sequence ATGACCGACGCGCGGGAGGAGGTCGTCGCCCTCCTCGCGGACCGCCCCGAGCTCGAACCCGCCCTCCGGGAGATACGCGACGTCGACGGCGCCCGCGAGACGTGGACGTTCGACGACGTGTCCGTCGACTCGGGGGCGTTCGGCGAGATCGTCGCGAGCGGCGTCGTCGAGAGCGCCGGCGACGAGTACCGGCTGGCCGACCCCGTCGCCGTCGACCGCGCGCTCGACGGCGCGACGGCGGACGGACCGGGCGGGGAATCGAGCGGGGGGAGCGCCGGCGTCGACGCGAGCGCCGCCCTCGACCGGTTCCGTGAGCGCCTCCCGCGGGTCCGTCGCGACGCGGCCGCGGCGCTGGCCGCCGCGCTCGCGCTCGTCGCGCTCTTTCGCCTCGTCGCCTCCCCGAGCGTGTTCCGGAACGGCGATATCGTCCTGCTGGCGAACGACCCGTACTTCTACCGCCACTGGCTGCTCCAGCTCGCAGCCGACGACGCCGGCCTGTTCGCCGTGCCCGACCGGCTGCTCGACGGCGAGCCGCTGCTCGCGGCCGTCCTGTGGTCCGTCGCCCGAACGGTCGGCGGCGACGCCCGCACCGTCGACCTCACGCTCGCGTGGTACCCCGTCGCCGCGGCGCTCGTGACCGGGCTGGCCGTCTACGGGACCGCGCGGCGGCTGACCGACGACGCCCGCGTCGGCGTCGCTGCGGTCGGCCTGCTCGCGGTCACGCCGGTCCACGCCTACCGCTCGGCGGTCGGCTTCGGCGACCACCACGCCTTCGACTACATGCTCGTCGCCGTGGCGCTGTACGCGCTCGTCGCGCTGGCCGCCGTGGACCGTGACCGGCCACCACGGGACCTGGCCGCGGCGGCCGCCCCGTGGACCGGCCTGCTCGCCCTCGGCGTCGCCGCGCAGGTGCTCGCCTGGAACGCCGGCCCGCTGCTCATCCTCCCGGTGGGGCTGTACGTCCTCCTGCGCGCGGCCGTGGACCTCCGCGCGGGGCGGTCGCCGCTGCGGGGCCTCGGGCCGGAACTGGTTGCGGTGGCCCTCGCCGCGGGCGCGGTGTGGGGCGCGCACGGCGCGTGGGGGTGGCACGCGAAGTACGTCGCGCTCACCCCGGCTTTCCTCTTGTTCGGGAGCCTCGCGGTCGCGGTCGTCGCCGAGGCGGGCCACCGCGCCGACCTCTCGTGGCTGGCGACCGGCGGCGGCCTCGTCGCGGCCGCGGCGGCCGTGTTCGGCGTCGTGTGGCGGTCGTTCCCGGATTTCCGGGCGGAGTTCCGCCAGGAGGTCGAACGGCTCGCGCTGAAACCGGGGCAAGGCGACATCGTCGAGACCGGGTCGCTGTTCGACCCCGACCTCGGCGGGCCGCTCGCGCCGATCTTCTACTTCGGGCTGGCGCTGTTCCTCGCGCTCCCGTACGCGGCGTGGGGCGGGTGGGCCGCCGTCGCCCGCGACCGGACCGAGTGGCTCGCGGCGACTGCGTACGTCGTGGTGTTGCTGGTCCTGGGCGTTCTGCAGGTCCGCTTCGCCGGCGCGCTCGCGGTGCCCGTCGCGGTGGTCGGCGGCCTCGGCTTCGTCCACCTGGCGAGCGTCGTCGACCTCGCGCGGCGACCGACGCCGTTCGGCGGCGGTGACGAAGCAGGAGGCGACGGATCGGGGCCGTCGCTCGGGGCGGGCGGGACGCGTTCCCTCCGCGGCGACGGCGCGGGCCGGACGTTCGATACGGCCGCACTCGATGGGCGGACCGCGGGGCTGCTGGTCGCGCTGACGGTCCTCGTCGCGGGCCTGGGCGCGGGGCTGACTCCGCCGCTCACCGACGACCTGACGATAGAGGAGGAATCCTACCGGGCGGCGGCGTGGCTCGGCGACGATGCGGACGCCCAAGGGCTGGCCGCCGACGAGCGGTACGTGTTCAGCCGCTGGGACCGAAACCGCCTGTACAACGCCTTCGCGAGCGGGCAGTCCGACTCCTACGGCTACGCCCGGGCGAACTACCAGGGCTTCCTCGTCAGCACGGACCCCGGGGCGTGGTACGACCGCCTCAGCGGCCGGGCGGCGTACGTCGTCACCGGAGACAGGTCGGGGAGCGACGGGTTGACCGCCGGCACGGTGTACGCCACCCTCCAGGAGCGCAAGGGGAACGGTACCGCCCACTACCGCGCCGTCTACGCGACCGACGGCGGCGAGCGGACGGTGTTCCGCCTCGTCCCCGGCGCGACGGTGACCGGCGAGGCGGCGTCGAACGGCACCGTGACGCTCTCCCGCGAGGTCGACATCGGCGGGGAGACGTTCACGTACGCGCGGTCCGCGGCCGTCGGGAACGGCACGTTCTCCGTCACCGTCGCCTACCCGGGCGAGTACGCGGTCGGCAACCGGACCGTGACGGTCCCCGAGAGCGCCGTGGCCAACGGGACATCAGTCGCAGTGAACGGGACGGTAGAGACGTGA
- a CDS encoding undecaprenyl-diphosphate phosphatase has product MDRATLVALIAGILQGVFEWLPISSEGNVAVFLAAVGSSPSAAVQFSLFLHVGTALSATVYYRDEFRDAVAAAPRWRPGTAFGDDTADLSFIVLATLASGVVGIAAYLALDNLVGELTGGAFVALIGLLLVVTGAFQKLAGDRALGTRGSPDAFDAVLVGALQGLALLPGVSRSGTTAGALLLRGHDGPASFRLSFLLSVPAAFGAGALTVLDEGGIPSVDVGPALVALAAAAVVGYLTIDALMRVVERVDFWAVCVGLGSLAVAGGVALWI; this is encoded by the coding sequence ATGGACCGCGCCACGCTCGTCGCGCTCATCGCCGGGATCCTGCAGGGGGTCTTCGAGTGGCTGCCGATATCGAGCGAGGGCAATGTCGCCGTCTTCCTCGCCGCAGTCGGGTCGTCGCCGTCCGCCGCCGTCCAGTTCTCGCTGTTCCTCCACGTCGGGACGGCGCTGTCGGCGACGGTGTACTACCGCGACGAGTTCCGCGACGCCGTCGCCGCCGCGCCGCGCTGGCGGCCGGGGACGGCCTTCGGCGACGACACGGCCGACCTCTCCTTCATCGTGCTGGCGACGCTCGCCTCCGGCGTGGTCGGGATAGCCGCGTACCTCGCGCTCGACAACCTGGTGGGCGAACTCACCGGCGGGGCGTTCGTCGCGCTCATCGGCCTCCTGCTGGTCGTCACGGGCGCGTTCCAGAAACTCGCCGGCGACCGCGCGCTCGGCACGCGGGGGTCGCCCGACGCGTTCGACGCCGTGCTCGTCGGCGCGCTCCAGGGGCTCGCGCTCCTGCCGGGCGTCTCGCGGTCGGGGACCACCGCCGGCGCGTTGCTCCTGCGGGGCCACGACGGTCCGGCGTCGTTCCGCCTCTCGTTCCTGCTCAGCGTCCCCGCAGCCTTCGGCGCGGGCGCGCTGACGGTACTCGACGAGGGTGGCATCCCGAGCGTCGACGTCGGCCCGGCGCTGGTCGCGCTGGCCGCCGCCGCCGTCGTCGGCTACCTCACCATCGACGCGCTGATGCGGGTCGTCGAGCGGGTCGACTTCTGGGCCGTCTGCGTCGGGCTCGGCTCCCTCGCCGTCGCCGGCGGGGTCGCACTGTGGATCTGA
- a CDS encoding MPN domain-containing protein, which translates to MVYVTRGLVTVLLELAREAEPGEVTANLAVTPAGELSGAESLPADVPVFTDFYLPGSGGAVDAVFGVDLSTPSRQTQGRFVSHPQGELAVSRTDDLHEAVFVAVPPWEEANLAAFDRRGRRRDLTVVDAEPPQESIS; encoded by the coding sequence GTGGTCTACGTTACGCGCGGCCTCGTGACGGTTCTGCTCGAACTCGCCCGCGAGGCCGAACCGGGGGAGGTCACGGCGAACCTGGCCGTCACGCCGGCCGGCGAGCTCAGCGGCGCGGAGAGCCTGCCGGCCGACGTCCCCGTGTTCACGGACTTCTACCTGCCCGGCAGCGGCGGGGCGGTCGACGCCGTGTTCGGCGTCGACCTCTCGACGCCGTCCCGGCAGACCCAGGGGCGGTTCGTCTCCCACCCGCAGGGCGAACTGGCGGTGTCCCGGACGGACGACCTCCACGAGGCGGTGTTCGTCGCGGTGCCGCCGTGGGAGGAGGCGAACCTCGCGGCGTTCGACCGGCGCGGCCGCCGGCGGGACCTGACGGTTGTCGACGCCGAGCCGCCACAGGAGTCTATCTCGTAG